One stretch of Methylococcus capsulatus DNA includes these proteins:
- a CDS encoding TIGR01458 family HAD-type hydrolase, which yields MVENDRTIRGLLFDLDGVLYVDSQPIPGAVEAVAKIKAGGWICRFVTNTSTLSLATLERKIRALGFPVERSEIISAPQAVLRHLRATGLNAHLLLEDDVKADFAGIPQASMEDAEALVLGDTAAVWTHDCLDRMFNAIMRGAQLIAVHKNRFWQTGQGLRMDIGGLVAALEYCAGVRAWVMGKPSADFFAVALRDMGLPPEQAAIVGDDLEADIGGGQAAGLRGILVRTGKFRPSQLETGSVQPDRIIESIADLPGLLIDTPFP from the coding sequence ATGGTCGAGAACGACCGAACCATTCGTGGCCTGCTGTTCGACCTGGACGGCGTGCTTTATGTGGACTCGCAACCCATCCCCGGCGCCGTGGAGGCCGTCGCGAAGATCAAGGCCGGCGGCTGGATCTGCCGCTTCGTCACCAACACCAGTACGTTATCCTTGGCGACCCTGGAACGGAAGATCAGGGCGCTGGGTTTTCCGGTGGAACGCAGCGAGATCATCAGCGCCCCTCAGGCCGTCTTGCGCCATCTGCGGGCTACGGGCCTTAACGCCCACCTGCTGCTGGAGGATGACGTGAAAGCCGATTTCGCCGGGATCCCCCAGGCATCGATGGAGGATGCCGAGGCCCTGGTGCTGGGCGACACCGCCGCGGTCTGGACCCATGACTGCCTCGATCGGATGTTCAACGCCATCATGCGGGGAGCCCAGCTCATCGCCGTGCACAAGAACCGCTTCTGGCAAACCGGACAGGGCCTGCGCATGGACATCGGCGGGCTGGTGGCCGCGCTCGAATACTGCGCAGGTGTCCGGGCCTGGGTCATGGGCAAACCCTCGGCGGATTTTTTCGCCGTCGCCCTCCGGGACATGGGGCTGCCGCCCGAACAGGCCGCCATCGTCGGAGACGACCTCGAGGCGGACATCGGCGGAGGACAAGCCGCCGGACTTCGTGGCATCCTGGTCCGAACCGGCAAATTCCGGCCTTCCCAACTGGAAACCGGCTCCGTGCAGCCCGACCGGATCATCGAATCCATTGCCGACCTGCCAGGCCTTCTCATCGATACTCCATTTCCATGA
- the fcl gene encoding GDP-L-fucose synthase has product MEAKARIYVAGHRGMVGSAIVRLLQRRGHTDILTRTRSELDLTDQAAVRAFFQAEKPDQVYVAAAKVGGIHANNTYPAEFLYQNLMIEANLIHEAWRAGVQKLLFLGSSCIYPKFAPQPMGEDALLTGTLEPTNEPYAIAKIAGIKLCESYNRQYGTDYRSAMPTNLYGPGDNYHPENSHVIPALLRRFHEAKVSGAPNVVIWGSGTPRREFLHVDDLAEACLHIMGLDKAVYDGCTEPMQSHLNVGTGEDITIRELAELIGEITGFSGDIMFDTTKPDGTPRKLLNVQRLAACGWQAQIPLREGLEQTYKAFLAETGQSSTMATSSRG; this is encoded by the coding sequence ATGGAAGCCAAAGCCCGCATCTACGTCGCCGGCCACCGCGGTATGGTCGGCAGCGCCATCGTCCGTTTGTTGCAGCGGCGTGGCCACACCGACATCCTGACCCGCACCCGCTCCGAGTTGGATCTCACAGACCAGGCCGCCGTCCGCGCTTTTTTCCAGGCTGAAAAGCCGGACCAGGTGTATGTCGCCGCCGCCAAAGTCGGCGGCATTCATGCCAACAACACCTATCCCGCTGAGTTCCTCTACCAGAACCTGATGATCGAGGCCAACCTCATTCACGAGGCTTGGCGCGCGGGCGTGCAAAAGCTGCTGTTTCTGGGTTCCAGTTGCATTTACCCCAAGTTTGCGCCGCAACCGATGGGTGAGGATGCATTGCTCACCGGCACGCTGGAGCCTACCAACGAGCCCTACGCCATCGCCAAGATTGCCGGCATCAAGCTCTGCGAGTCCTACAACCGCCAGTACGGCACCGACTATCGCAGTGCCATGCCGACCAACCTCTACGGCCCCGGCGACAATTACCACCCGGAAAACAGCCATGTGATCCCGGCACTCCTGCGGCGTTTTCACGAAGCCAAAGTCAGCGGTGCACCTAACGTCGTGATCTGGGGCAGCGGCACCCCCCGGCGGGAGTTCCTCCATGTGGATGACCTGGCCGAGGCCTGTCTTCATATCATGGGTCTCGACAAGGCGGTCTATGACGGTTGTACGGAACCCATGCAAAGCCATCTCAACGTCGGTACCGGTGAAGACATCACCATCCGGGAACTGGCCGAACTCATCGGTGAAATCACTGGTTTTTCGGGAGACATCATGTTCGACACCACCAAGCCCGACGGCACGCCGCGCAAACTGCTGAATGTCCAACGGCTGGCCGCCTGCGGATGGCAGGCCCAAATTCCCTTGCGCGAAGGGCTCGAACAAACCTACAAGGCGTTCCTGGCCGAGACCGGTCAGTCTTCGACAATGGCTACTTCGTCACGTGGCTGA
- the gmd gene encoding GDP-mannose 4,6-dehydratase gives MTRKIALITGVTGQDGAYLSEFLLDKGYEVHGIKRRTSLFNTDRIDHLYQDPHVKDRRFILHHGDLTDSTSLVRIIQKVQPDEIYNLAAQSHVAVSFEEPEYTANADGIGALRILEAIRILGMEKKTRYYQASTSELYGLVQEIPQKETTPFYPRSPYAVAKLYAYWITVNYREAYGIYACNGILFNHESPVRGETFVTRKITRAMARIALGLQDCLYLGNLSALRDWGHARDYVEMQWLMLQQERPDDFVIATGVQYSVRQFVELAAEELGLSLTWEGEGEHETGRVVAVSNKDAKVKTGDVIVRVDPRYFRPTEVETLLGDASKAREKLGWTPKTSLRELVKEMVQSDYTAAKRDALVKMAGFTAYDYHE, from the coding sequence ATGACACGAAAAATCGCTCTCATCACCGGCGTCACCGGCCAGGACGGCGCCTACCTTTCCGAATTCCTTCTCGACAAAGGCTACGAAGTCCACGGCATCAAGCGCCGGACGTCGCTCTTCAACACCGATCGCATCGATCATCTCTACCAGGATCCGCACGTGAAGGATCGCCGCTTCATCCTGCATCACGGCGACCTGACCGATTCAACCAGCCTGGTCCGCATCATCCAGAAGGTTCAGCCGGACGAAATCTATAACCTGGCCGCTCAATCCCACGTCGCGGTCAGTTTCGAGGAGCCGGAATACACGGCGAATGCGGACGGCATCGGTGCTCTGCGTATCCTGGAGGCCATCCGGATTCTGGGGATGGAAAAGAAAACCCGCTACTACCAGGCATCCACGTCGGAACTCTACGGCCTCGTGCAGGAAATTCCACAGAAGGAAACCACGCCGTTCTATCCACGCAGCCCCTACGCGGTCGCCAAGCTTTACGCCTATTGGATCACGGTCAATTACCGGGAGGCGTATGGCATCTATGCCTGCAACGGCATCCTCTTCAACCATGAGAGCCCCGTGCGCGGCGAAACTTTCGTCACCCGCAAGATCACCCGCGCCATGGCTCGCATCGCTCTGGGACTGCAAGACTGCCTCTATCTCGGCAATCTGTCGGCATTGCGCGACTGGGGCCACGCCCGCGACTACGTCGAAATGCAGTGGCTGATGCTCCAGCAGGAGCGACCGGACGACTTCGTTATCGCGACCGGTGTCCAATACAGCGTCCGCCAGTTCGTCGAACTTGCAGCGGAAGAACTGGGACTCAGCCTGACTTGGGAAGGGGAGGGCGAACACGAAACAGGCAGAGTCGTGGCCGTATCCAACAAGGACGCCAAGGTGAAAACCGGCGACGTCATCGTCCGGGTCGATCCCCGCTATTTCCGCCCGACCGAAGTTGAGACTCTGCTCGGTGATGCCAGCAAGGCGCGCGAGAAACTCGGCTGGACACCCAAGACCAGCCTGCGGGAGCTGGTCAAGGAAATGGTGCAGAGCGATTACACAGCGGCGAAGCGCGATGCGCTGGTGAAAATGGCCGGTTTCACCGCCTACGACTACCACGAGTAA
- a CDS encoding Uma2 family endonuclease, whose amino-acid sequence MPEPELHFVRDVEVVVPDLAGWRRERIPAVPEDHRFEVVPDWDCGILSPHTVKKDRAIELPLYARRGVAHAWLVDPQVRTLEGFALRDGSWLLLGAYKDDDPICLAPFDAMTFSLAELWT is encoded by the coding sequence TTGCCGGAACCCGAACTGCACTTCGTCCGCGACGTCGAGGTCGTCGTGCCCGACCTTGCCGGCTGGCGCCGTGAACGCATACCCGCGGTGCCCGAGGATCACCGTTTCGAAGTCGTGCCGGACTGGGACTGCGGAATCCTCTCGCCCCATACGGTCAAAAAAGACCGGGCCATCGAGCTGCCGCTGTACGCCCGCCGCGGCGTGGCCCATGCCTGGCTGGTCGATCCGCAGGTGCGTACCCTCGAAGGATTCGCACTGCGCGACGGCTCATGGCTGCTGCTCGGCGCGTATAAGGACGACGACCCGATCTGTCTGGCGCCTTTCGATGCCATGACTTTTTCGCTTGCAGAGTTGTGGACCTGA
- a CDS encoding STAS-like domain-containing protein: protein MNATEPSCNQTATIHLLAYAGPRTHALDSVRQAQSVIASLRHKAGNWIELDFSGVESVGAAFTDELFSFAEREAPDIWLVPTHYNETVRPLLNRQLSLLQQRRDRAWCLASTATDYACAESSQTRR from the coding sequence ATGAACGCGACCGAACCCTCCTGCAACCAAACAGCCACGATCCATCTCTTGGCTTATGCCGGTCCCAGGACCCATGCGCTCGATTCGGTCCGTCAAGCGCAGTCGGTGATCGCCAGTCTGCGGCACAAGGCCGGCAACTGGATCGAACTCGATTTTTCCGGAGTGGAGAGCGTGGGTGCGGCATTCACCGACGAGTTGTTCAGCTTCGCGGAGCGCGAGGCGCCGGACATCTGGCTGGTACCGACGCATTACAATGAGACCGTCCGGCCTCTCCTCAACCGTCAACTCAGCCTGCTGCAGCAACGGCGGGATCGGGCCTGGTGCTTGGCTTCGACAGCGACCGATTACGCATGCGCCGAGTCCTCGCAAACGCGGCGTTGA
- a CDS encoding MarR family EPS-associated transcriptional regulator, which yields MTPHEQAQLRILKSLEDAPGISQRALAERLGISLGKTNYLLKALLEKGFIKADNFRRSNNKLGYLYLLTPQGIEQKLRLTRAYLARKEAEYEALRAEIAALHSELSTSEDSIATTP from the coding sequence ATGACCCCTCATGAACAAGCCCAACTACGGATACTCAAGAGTCTGGAGGATGCTCCGGGCATCAGCCAACGGGCGCTCGCCGAGCGGCTCGGCATCAGCCTGGGAAAAACCAACTATCTCCTCAAGGCGCTGCTGGAAAAAGGCTTTATCAAGGCCGATAACTTCCGCCGCAGCAACAACAAGCTGGGCTATCTTTACCTGCTGACCCCGCAAGGCATCGAGCAGAAACTGCGCCTCACCCGCGCCTATCTGGCCCGCAAGGAAGCGGAATACGAAGCGCTGCGCGCCGAGATTGCAGCACTGCACAGCGAACTGTCGACTTCCGAAGATTCAATCGCAACCACGCCATAA
- a CDS encoding nucleotidyltransferase domain-containing protein: MPNRIWLFGSRADDSQRGGDIDLLIETDAVLPNRAEALCRLHGALIMALGDRKLDIVLKDARTEEAPIFEIARRTGVIL, encoded by the coding sequence GTGCCGAACCGAATATGGCTGTTCGGTTCGCGCGCCGATGACAGCCAGCGGGGAGGCGATATCGACCTGCTGATAGAAACTGACGCGGTGCTTCCCAACCGAGCCGAGGCGCTCTGCCGCCTGCACGGCGCCTTGATCATGGCCTTGGGCGACCGTAAGCTGGATATCGTATTGAAAGACGCCCGCACGGAGGAAGCTCCCATTTTCGAGATTGCGCGACGCACCGGGGTCATTCTGTGA
- a CDS encoding NAD-dependent epimerase/dehydratase family protein translates to MKVLVLGGDGFCGWPTSLHLSALGHEVAIVDNLSRRKIDIELECDSLTPIRPMGERLQVWKDVSGKTIAFHNFDVAVNYQRLLDLLKEWRPQAIVHFAEQRAAPYSMKSSWHKRYTVSNNLNATNNLLAAVVESGLDIHIAHLGTMGVYGYGTAGMKIPEGYLRVKVETDNGDHVENEILYPANPGSVYHMTKTQDQLLFFFYNKNDHVRITDLHQGIVWGTQTEQTKLDERLINRFDYDGDYGTVLNRFLMQAAVDYPLTVHGTGGQTRAFIHIQDTVRCIQIALENPPRSGERVQIFNQMTETHRVRELAKMIADRTGVKINYLPNPRNEADENDLHVQNDRFLSLGLNPITLNDGLMEEVTEIARKYAHRCDRSKIPCVSLWRRAEQAVENLPARAIV, encoded by the coding sequence ATGAAAGTTTTAGTACTTGGCGGCGACGGTTTCTGCGGCTGGCCTACCAGTCTGCACCTGTCTGCTCTCGGTCACGAGGTAGCTATCGTAGATAACCTTTCGCGCCGCAAAATCGACATTGAGCTGGAATGCGATTCCCTGACCCCGATACGCCCCATGGGCGAGCGCTTGCAGGTTTGGAAAGATGTCTCCGGAAAAACCATCGCATTTCACAATTTCGACGTGGCGGTTAACTACCAGCGCTTGCTGGACTTGCTCAAGGAATGGCGGCCCCAGGCCATCGTACACTTTGCCGAGCAGCGAGCTGCGCCGTATTCGATGAAGTCGAGCTGGCACAAGCGCTACACGGTCAGCAACAACCTCAACGCCACCAACAACTTGCTGGCTGCTGTGGTCGAAAGCGGGCTGGACATTCACATCGCCCATCTCGGGACCATGGGTGTCTACGGTTATGGCACGGCGGGAATGAAGATTCCTGAAGGTTATCTGCGGGTCAAGGTGGAAACCGACAATGGGGATCATGTTGAGAACGAAATCCTCTACCCGGCCAATCCAGGCAGCGTCTACCACATGACCAAAACCCAGGACCAGCTCCTGTTCTTCTTCTACAATAAGAACGATCATGTGCGCATTACTGATCTACATCAGGGTATCGTCTGGGGCACGCAGACCGAGCAGACTAAGCTTGACGAACGGCTCATCAACCGATTTGACTATGATGGCGACTACGGTACCGTGCTGAACCGCTTTCTCATGCAAGCTGCCGTCGACTATCCGCTCACCGTGCATGGCACTGGGGGACAAACCCGCGCCTTCATTCACATCCAGGACACTGTGCGCTGTATCCAGATCGCACTGGAGAATCCGCCCAGGTCCGGCGAGCGCGTGCAGATTTTCAACCAGATGACCGAGACCCATCGCGTGCGTGAGTTGGCCAAGATGATTGCGGATCGCACCGGCGTCAAAATCAACTACCTCCCTAACCCGCGCAACGAGGCGGATGAAAACGATCTGCACGTCCAGAACGATCGCTTCCTGAGCCTTGGCTTGAATCCCATCACGCTAAATGATGGCTTGATGGAGGAAGTCACCGAAATCGCGCGCAAGTATGCGCACCGCTGCGATCGCAGCAAGATTCCGTGTGTGTCACTGTGGCGGCGGGCAGAGCAAGCAGTTGAAAACCTACCTGCTAGGGCAATTGTTTAG
- a CDS encoding Rpn family recombination-promoting nuclease/putative transposase — MTMHDGSYKHIFSHAPIVEDLLRGFVHEDWVSQIDYGSLEKVSGSYVTDDLREREDDIIWRVRLEDDWLYIYLLIEFQSRSDPWMALRILVYTGLLYQDLVKSGQIVAPNRLPPTFPVVIYNGESPWRAACEVAELIEPAGLSAWRPSQRYFLLDEGRVSEPELAEADNTLAEIIRLEASPEPEAMRQIIGRLTQRLREPRYDSLRRALVVWINRVVLKRLVPAESIPEATELQEIDTMLAERVVEWTEKWKREGLQQGRQEGRQEGIQEGRTQGEIALLRRQLTRRFGPLPAWAEARLAQASTDQCEAWADRLLEAGSLEDVLGSSVE, encoded by the coding sequence ATGACCATGCATGACGGATCGTACAAGCACATCTTTTCCCACGCACCAATCGTGGAAGACCTGCTGCGCGGCTTCGTGCATGAAGACTGGGTGTCGCAGATCGACTACGGCAGCCTGGAGAAGGTGAGTGGCAGCTATGTCACCGACGACCTGCGCGAACGGGAAGACGACATCATCTGGCGGGTGAGGCTCGAGGACGACTGGCTGTATATCTACCTGCTCATCGAATTCCAAAGCCGCAGTGACCCCTGGATGGCGCTACGCATCCTGGTGTATACCGGCCTACTGTATCAAGACCTGGTCAAAAGCGGCCAGATCGTGGCGCCGAACAGACTGCCCCCGACCTTTCCCGTCGTGATATACAACGGCGAAAGCCCCTGGCGGGCCGCCTGCGAAGTGGCGGAACTGATCGAGCCGGCGGGCCTCAGCGCCTGGCGCCCCAGTCAGCGCTACTTCCTGCTGGACGAAGGGCGGGTGAGCGAACCCGAATTGGCGGAAGCGGACAACACGCTGGCCGAGATCATCCGGCTGGAAGCCAGCCCGGAACCCGAAGCCATGCGCCAAATCATCGGCCGGCTGACCCAACGGCTGAGGGAGCCCCGTTATGATAGCCTGCGGCGGGCGTTAGTCGTCTGGATCAACCGAGTGGTCCTCAAACGGCTCGTGCCGGCTGAAAGCATTCCCGAAGCAACCGAATTACAGGAGATCGATACCATGCTCGCCGAACGCGTTGTCGAATGGACCGAAAAGTGGAAGCGGGAAGGACTTCAGCAAGGACGTCAGGAAGGACGTCAGGAAGGAATTCAGGAAGGCCGAACCCAAGGCGAAATCGCGCTATTGCGCCGGCAACTGACCCGCCGCTTCGGCCCCCTGCCGGCGTGGGCGGAGGCCCGGCTGGCCCAGGCCAGCACCGACCAGTGCGAAGCCTGGGCGGACCGGCTGCTGGAAGCCGGCAGTTTGGAAGACGTACTGGGTTCCTCGGTCGAGTGA
- a CDS encoding Rpn family recombination-promoting nuclease/putative transposase, whose amino-acid sequence MTMHDGSYKHIFSHAPIVEDLLRGFVHEDWVSQIDYGSLEKVSGSYVTDDLREREDDIIWRVRLEDDWLYVCLLRPGRGLTRQSAQRGSKKAPGGAINPLKLGGTRIPVYDSS is encoded by the coding sequence ATGACCATGCATGACGGATCGTACAAGCACATCTTTTCCCACGCACCAATCGTGGAAGACCTGCTGCGCGGCTTTGTGCATGAAGACTGGGTGTCGCAGATCGACTACGGCAGCCTGGAGAAGGTGAGTGGCAGCTATGTCACCGACGACCTGCGCGAACGGGAAGACGACATCATCTGGCGGGTGAGGCTCGAGGACGACTGGCTGTATGTCTGTCTGTTACGTCCCGGACGAGGGCTAACGCGCCAATCAGCGCAGCGCGGTTCAAAAAAAGCGCCCGGTGGCGCGATAAACCCGCTCAAGCTAGGCGGAACACGGATTCCGGTATATGATTCGTCGTAA
- a CDS encoding flippase has translation MLTAHLHSFLGARVSLRRQLMTTAVGSLALALSSKLLMLLTSVLLARWMGAENYGVYVTAMALVLLLAVPTGLGLPVLIIRLLASYRVHEQWGLMRGLLTRGNQVVLWASLLTVALAEGMIWLLSTNLSPDKLASFSLALILVPLTALGAMRSAALRGLHHVILGQLPESVIMPGLFLGLVGGWCLVNGDGVLSPEVAISSRVIATGVAFLAGALLLMRRIPAPLRHAAPQYEPRRWMQSTLPLLLVACINIVMMQTDVLMLAALHSSESAGIYQVAARAAELVAFSLVIVNMAIQPSIARLFASGEMIRLQRIATLGARAAVAVAFPLALVMIFWGESIMTSVFGATFGRGAIALAILSGAQVINAATGSVSDLLNMTGHERDTMIGMIVGIVANVVLNFLFISMWDIAGAALATSVSLVLWNVVLVIQVHRRIGLAATAIGPFSFRKRKHNIESCVQSKCRT, from the coding sequence ATGCTGACAGCGCATCTACATTCTTTTCTAGGTGCCCGAGTCTCTTTGCGCCGCCAATTAATGACTACCGCCGTTGGCAGCTTGGCGTTGGCTTTGTCGTCAAAGCTGCTCATGTTGCTCACCAGCGTGCTGCTGGCACGTTGGATGGGCGCGGAAAACTACGGGGTTTATGTCACCGCCATGGCGCTGGTTCTTCTGCTTGCGGTGCCAACCGGCCTGGGGTTGCCCGTACTAATAATCCGGCTGCTGGCAAGTTACCGGGTTCATGAACAATGGGGCCTGATGCGTGGCTTGCTGACTCGCGGTAACCAAGTGGTGTTGTGGGCGTCGCTGTTGACGGTAGCGCTTGCAGAGGGGATGATCTGGCTACTTTCAACTAATCTCAGCCCAGACAAGCTCGCAAGCTTCAGTCTGGCACTGATTCTTGTTCCCCTGACCGCCTTGGGCGCGATGCGATCGGCCGCCCTGCGCGGCCTGCATCACGTCATCTTGGGCCAATTGCCCGAAAGTGTGATCATGCCCGGGTTATTCCTGGGGCTGGTCGGGGGATGGTGTTTGGTGAACGGAGATGGCGTGCTGTCGCCGGAAGTGGCCATCTCATCGCGAGTCATTGCTACCGGAGTAGCATTTCTCGCCGGCGCTCTGCTATTGATGCGGCGCATCCCAGCCCCCCTGCGGCATGCAGCGCCGCAATATGAACCACGTCGCTGGATGCAATCCACACTGCCGCTGCTGCTCGTCGCCTGCATCAACATCGTCATGATGCAAACGGATGTGTTGATGCTGGCCGCACTGCATAGCAGCGAATCGGCCGGAATCTATCAGGTAGCCGCCCGCGCGGCTGAGCTGGTTGCCTTCTCGCTGGTGATCGTGAATATGGCGATCCAGCCCAGCATCGCACGCCTTTTTGCCTCGGGCGAGATGATCCGTTTACAGCGCATCGCTACGCTAGGCGCACGCGCGGCAGTAGCCGTGGCATTCCCCTTGGCATTGGTCATGATTTTTTGGGGTGAATCTATCATGACGTCAGTTTTTGGCGCAACATTCGGTCGCGGTGCTATTGCGCTGGCCATTCTTTCGGGTGCGCAGGTCATCAATGCAGCGACAGGTTCGGTAAGTGACCTACTCAACATGACGGGGCATGAGCGAGACACAATGATAGGCATGATCGTAGGCATTGTGGCAAACGTCGTGCTGAATTTTCTCTTCATTTCTATGTGGGATATTGCCGGTGCTGCCTTAGCTACTAGCGTGAGCCTGGTTCTTTGGAATGTCGTTCTCGTCATCCAGGTACATCGCCGGATTGGACTGGCGGCTACCGCGATCGGCCCTTTCTCATTTCGGAAAAGAAAACACAACATTGAATCATGTGTGCAAAGTAAGTGTCGGACATGA
- a CDS encoding coiled-coil domain-containing protein, producing MSVALRLYEQLTEAPDEKSRARAIAEALEQLEDRYPQIKDVATAPQLQETELRLQKEIEKIRLEVKETELRLQKETEQARLAIHEVEGKLRKEIEQVRLEIHEVEGKLRKEIEQVRLEIREVEGKLRKEIEQVRLEIREVESRLQKDIRQIEVKIEKTRSDLVRWVVGVGLLQSSLIIGVLLKIAHLI from the coding sequence ATGAGTGTCGCGTTAAGGTTATACGAGCAGCTCACGGAAGCGCCCGATGAAAAATCGCGGGCGCGAGCCATTGCGGAGGCACTGGAGCAGCTCGAAGATCGCTACCCTCAAATCAAAGATGTGGCCACTGCGCCCCAGCTGCAGGAAACTGAGCTGCGCCTGCAGAAGGAGATCGAAAAAATCCGGCTGGAGGTCAAGGAAACCGAACTGCGATTGCAGAAAGAGACGGAGCAGGCGCGGCTTGCTATCCACGAAGTCGAAGGCAAACTGCGGAAAGAGATCGAGCAAGTCCGGTTGGAAATCCACGAAGTGGAAGGCAAACTGCGGAAAGAGATCGAGCAAGTCCGGTTGGAAATCCGTGAAGTCGAAGGCAAACTGCGGAAAGAGATCGAGCAGGTCCGGTTGGAAATCCGCGAAGTCGAAAGCCGGTTGCAGAAGGATATCCGGCAGATCGAGGTCAAGATCGAAAAGACCCGTTCTGACTTGGTGCGTTGGGTGGTGGGCGTGGGACTGCTGCAGTCGAGCCTGATCATCGGCGTGCTCCTGAAAATCGCCCACCTGATTTGA
- a CDS encoding DUF2887 domain-containing protein: MKTDTLFHELFRQWPALALDLAGLDPGRAEHYRFRSEELKQAAFRLDGVLAPIEDNDDPYVFIEAQFQPDDTLYRRLFAEIFLYLQRLAHPREWRALVLYPSAGTERIPRGYANLLSLPEVQRVDLSVLSGQDSETPGWDLLRLIIDDTDVALARAAGMIQRPIQDLELLNFIETVLIYKLPRSSREEIQAMLGITDIDLKQTRFYQEVLAEGRQEGRQEGRQMGEALVLRRLLIRRFGPLPEWVEQRIRQAPPEQLEAWAEHLLDAESLPAVFET, from the coding sequence GTGAAGACCGATACCCTGTTTCATGAACTCTTTCGTCAATGGCCGGCTCTGGCCCTTGACTTGGCCGGCCTCGACCCTGGCCGGGCGGAGCATTACCGCTTCCGGTCCGAAGAGCTCAAGCAGGCCGCTTTCCGGCTTGATGGTGTGCTGGCGCCGATCGAAGACAACGACGACCCTTATGTTTTCATCGAAGCCCAGTTTCAGCCCGACGACACGCTGTATCGCCGCCTGTTTGCCGAAATCTTCCTCTACCTGCAACGGCTGGCGCATCCCCGCGAATGGCGTGCTCTGGTCTTGTATCCCAGCGCCGGCACCGAGCGCATTCCACGCGGTTACGCCAATCTACTGAGTTTGCCGGAAGTGCAGCGAGTAGACCTCAGCGTCCTCAGTGGGCAAGATAGCGAAACCCCGGGTTGGGATTTGTTGCGGCTGATCATCGACGACACCGACGTCGCACTGGCCCGTGCCGCCGGCATGATCCAGCGGCCAATCCAGGACCTGGAACTGCTCAACTTCATCGAAACCGTACTGATCTACAAACTACCGCGCAGCAGCCGCGAGGAGATACAAGCCATGCTGGGCATTACCGACATCGATCTCAAGCAAACCCGCTTTTACCAGGAAGTTCTCGCCGAAGGACGTCAGGAAGGACGTCAGGAAGGGCGCCAAATGGGGGAAGCGCTGGTATTGCGCAGGTTACTCATCCGCCGCTTCGGGCCTTTGCCGGAGTGGGTCGAACAGCGCATCCGGCAGGCGCCGCCCGAACAACTGGAAGCCTGGGCCGAACATCTGCTGGACGCGGAAAGCCTCCCCGCAGTATTCGAGACCTGA